Proteins from a single region of Juglans microcarpa x Juglans regia isolate MS1-56 chromosome 5S, Jm3101_v1.0, whole genome shotgun sequence:
- the LOC121267067 gene encoding putative F-box/LRR-repeat protein 9, with translation MDSPPPLPPQPSDQDYRNWLDLPLDVTSSILRRLDVVEILTSAQMVCLHWRNVCKDASMWRTLNMGRHCHVDLWIKYLPAYDLCRNICRHAVYLSRGQLVGIEVGCFCDENLLKYITERSRELRYLGAVFWNFSISDKGLSEIAASIPLLEELEISYCFGITEKFLEAVGRSCPHLKSLKLRREVCWGDPFNECDLWAVAIAKNMPGLVSLQLDGNNLTNEGVQVILKGCPRLQSLELRHCRYVTMKGDFERCCSEQIRDLQFHCFSDREFERMLEDRGYYDIDDYRPRYDFDLGFVSD, from the exons ATGgactctcctcctcctcttcctcctcaacCCTCCGACCAGGACTACAGGAATTGGCTGGATCTTCCCCTTGATGTGACGTCGTCGATACTCCGAAGACTCGACGTCGTAGAGATCCTGACCAGCGCGCAAATGGTGTGCTTGCACTGGCGTAACGTCTGCAAGGACGCCTCCATGTGGCGCACCCTCAACATGGGCCGGCACTGCCACGTGGACTTATGGATCAAGTACTTGCCGGCCTACGACCTCTGTCGGAATATCTGTCGTCACGCCGTCTATCTCAGTCGTGGCCAATTGGTGGGGATCGAAGTCGGCTGCTTTTGTGACGAGAATCTCCTCAAGTACATTACTGAgcg TTCAAGGGAGCTCAGATACCTTGGAGCTGTATTCTGGAACTTTAGTATCTCAGATAAGGGATTGAGTGAGATTGCTGCAAGTATTCCATTGTTGGAGGAGCTTGAAATTTCATACTGCTTTGGGATCACTGAAAAATTTCTGGAAGCTGTGGGCCGCAGTTGTCCCCATTTGAAATCACTCAAACTGAGAAGGGAGGTTTGCTGGGGAGATCCTTTCAATGAGTGTGATCTTTGGGCAGTTGCTATTGCAAAGAACATGCCTGGGTTAGTCAGTCTGCAGCTTGATGGGAATAACCTGACTAATGAGGGTGTGCAGGTCATTCTTAAAGGTTGTCCTCGCCTTCAATCACTGGAACTTCGGCATTGTCGTTATGTCACTATGAAAGGGGATTTTGAGAGGTGTTGTTCTGAACAGATCAGAGACTTGCAGTTTCATTGTTTCAGCGACCGAGAATTTGAGAGAATGCTGGAAGATCGTGGATATTATGATATTGATGATTATAGACCGCGTTACGACTTTGATCTTGGTTTTGTATCTGATTGA